DNA sequence from the Streptomyces cinnabarinus genome:
GCCGACTGCGAGGAGGCGAGGAGACATGAGGACGAGCACCACGGCCCGTGTGGGCCAGTACGCGGCCCTCCTGGCGTATCTCGTGTTCCTCGCCTTCCCCTTCCTCTGGCTGATCTCCACCGCGTTCAAGCCGCCCCGCGAACTCGGCAGCCTGCACCCCACCTGGATCCCCGAGCACCCCACCCTCGACAACTTCCGCCAGGCCTTCGACGAACAGCCCCTCCTGGAAGCCGCGTCGAACTCCCTCGTCGCCGCCTTCTCCGCCGCCCTGATCGCCGTACTGATCGCGACCCCCATGGCCTACGTCATCGCCCGCCGCCGCACCCCGCTCGCCCGCGCCGCGACCGGCTGGGTCGTGGTCAGCCAGGCGTTCCCGCTGGTCCTGGTGATCATCCCGCTGTTCCTGGTGCTGAAGGAACTCCGCCTGATCAACTCCCTGTTCGGGCTGATCCTGGTCTACGTCGTCTGGGCGCTGCCCTTCGCGCTGTGGATGCTCGTGGGGTACGTCCGGGCCGTGCCGACCGAGCTGGAGGAGGCCGCCGCCGTCGACGGGGCCGGGCGGCTGCGCACCCTCGTCTCGGTCGTCGCGCCGCTGCTCGCGCCGGGCATCGCGGCGACCGCGCTGTTCGCCTTCGTCACCGCGTGGAACGAGTTCTTCTTCGCGCTGGTCCTGCTGAAGACCCCCGAGAAACAGACGCTTCCGGTGATCCTCACCCACTTCATCGGCGCCGAGGGCGTCGCCGACCTCGGCCCGCTGGCCGCCGCGGCCTTCCTCGCGACCCTGCCCTCGCTCCTCGTCTTCGCGGTCATCCAGCGCCGGATCACCGGTGGCATGCTCGCCGGGGCGGTGAAGAGCTGATGCGCGCCCGCTGGGTCCTCGTCCTGCTGCTCCTCCTCGCGGGCTGCACGGGCGGCGGCGACTCCGCGGACGGCCCGGTCACCCTGCGCTTCCAGTCCCTCGCCTGGCAGGAGGAGTCCGTCGCGGTCAACCAGGAGCTGTTGAAGGAGTGGAACGCCAGTCATCCGGACGTCAAGGTCGAGTACGTCCAGGGCAGTTGGGACAGCGTCCACGACCAGCTGCTCACCGCCTTCGAGGGCGGCGAGGCGCCGGACATCATCCACGACGCCTCCGACGACCTCGCGGACTTCGCCTACGGCGGCTATCTCGCCGACCTGACCGACCTGCTGCCCGAGCGCCTCAAGTCCGACATCCCGGAGCGCAGTTGGGACACGGCGACCTTCGGGGAGGGCGTCTACGGCGTGCCCTTCCTCCAGGAGCCCCGGGTCCTCATCGCCAACGCGGCCTGGCTGAAGGAGTCGGGCGTACGGATCCCGACGCCCGAACGGCCATGGAGCTGGGCGGAGTTCAGGGCGATCACCGAGGAGCTGAGCGGGGACGGGAAGTACGGCGTGGCCTGGCCGCTGAAGGACCCGGTCTCCGCCACCCTCAACCTCTCGCTCTCCGCCGGCGGGCAGTTGCTCCACCGCGGTGCCGACGGAAAGGTCACCGTCCGCTTCGAGGCCGCCGACGAGGTGCTGCCGCGGATCGTCCACGACCAGGTCAACACCGACCGCAGCGCGTCGCCCACCACACTGGGCAGCGGTGGCTCGGACACCCTGCCCGGCTTCTTCGGCGGCCGGTACGCGATGGTCCCGCTCGGCTTCTCCTACCGCCAGCAGATCGTGCAGCAGGCCCCCGAGGGCTTCGACTGGCAGGTGCTGCCCGCCCCGGCGGGCGCGGACGGGCTCACCCAGGGCGTCAGCCCGCAGACCCTCTCCATCGCCGAGGACAGTCCGCACCAGCGGGAGGCGGCCGACTTCATCGACTTCCTGCTCCAGCCCCGGAACATGGTCCGGCTCGCCCTCGGTGACTGGATGCTGCCCACCGGCACCGCGGCACTGAAGGACCCGGCGCTGCACACCGAGGAACACGACTGGGCCACCGGTACGGCCCTCGCCGGCCATCTGCACCCGGCACCCGCCCAGTCCGTACGGGGCTACCCGGAGTGGAAGGACAAGGTGGCCACCCCCGCCCTCCAGGAGTACTACAGCGGCGCGATCGGCCTCACCGAGCTGCGCGAGCGGCTGGAGGAGGACGGGAACCTGGTGCTCGCCCGCTATCAGCGCTGACGTAATTCGGTTGTGGGCCCGGACTCCGCCCGCCTAGCGTGCCGTCCGTGGGAGCCTTCAACGCGATCTTCATCTCCGGTCTCGGCCGGGGCTGCACGCACTCCATCCGGATGCGCCGCGGCCTCGGAGCCCTGACCGGCCCGGGGAGCCTCACCCGCTGATCCAGCGACCGCCCCCGCACTTCCTTCTCTGTCTTCCGGTCAGGGCCTTCGGCTGCCGATTTCCCCTTTCCCGGAAGACAAGGACCGCAGGCCATGGCCCGCCCCACGCGTGTTTCCCGCGCGCTCTCGCAGAACTTCCTCGCCGACCGCGCCACCGCCGATCGCTTCGCCCGCATCGCCGTCCCGCCCGGCCACCGCCCCGCCCTGCTGCTCGAAGTCGGCGCCGGAAAGGGCGCGCTGACCGCCGTACTCGCCCCCCGCTGTCACGAGCTGCGCGCCTACGAGATCGACTCCCGGCTCCTGCCGGGACTGTGTACCCGCTTCTCCGCCGCACCCCAAGTGCACGTCATCGGCGGTGACTTCCTCGCCGCCCGGCCCCCGCGGACCCCCTTCTCGGTCGCCGGGAACGTCCCCTTCTCGCGGACCGCCGACATCGTCGACTGGTGTCTGCGCGCCCTCGCCCTCACCGACGCCACCCTGATCACCCAGCTGGAGTACGCGCGCAAACGCACCGGCGACTACGGGAGCTGGACCCTGCTGACCGTGCGCAGCTGGCCGCGTCACGAGTGGCGGCTGGTCGGACGTGTCGCCCGGACCCGGTTCCGGCCCGCGCCCCGGGTGGACGCCGGGATCCTGCGCATCGAGCGGCGCCCCACCCCGCTGCTCGGACCCGCCGAGCAGGCGAGCTGGCGGCACCTCGTCGAACTGGGCTTCTCGGGGGTGGGCGGCTCCTTGCACGCCTCCCTGCGCCGCGTTCATCCCGGGCGCCGGGTGGACGCGGCGTTCCACGCGGCGGGCCTGGACCGGCGGGTCCTGGTGGGGGAGGTGGCGCCGGAGCGGTGGCTTCGGCTGCATTGGTCACTGCAGGGGTCGCGGCATGGGTCACGCCATGGATCACCGAGTTAGTTGCACGAGACGTCTCGTCTCGTTTACTCTCGTGCCCATGACCTCACCCGCACACATCGCCATGTTCTCCATCGCCGCTCACGGCCACGTGAACCCGAGCCTCGAAGTGATCCGTGAGCTCGTCGCGCGCGGGCACCGGGTCACCTACGCGATCCCGCCCGCGTTCGCCGACAAGGTCGCCGTAACCGGCGCCGAGCCGAAGCGGTGGAACTCCACCCTGCCGGGACCGGACGCCGACCCGGAGGCGTGGGGCAGCACCCTGCTGGACAACGTCGAGCCGTTCCTGGCCGACGCGATCCAGGCGCTGCCCCAGCTCGTCGCGGCCTACGAGGGCGACGAACCGGACCTCGTCCTGCACGACATCACCTCCTACCCGGCCCGGGTCCTGGCCCACCGCTGGGGCGTGCCCTGCGTCTCGCTCTCGCCGAACCTCGTCGCCTGGGAGGGGTACGAGGAGGAGATCGCCGAGCCGATGTGGGCGGAGCCGAAGAAGACCGAGCGCGGACGCGCCTACTACGCCCGCTTCACTGCCTGGCTGGAGGAGAACGGCGTCACCCTCGACCCGGACCGGTTCGCGGGCCGCCCCGACCGCTCCCTGGTGCTGATCCCGAAGGCGCTGCAGCCCAACGCCGACCGGGTCGACGAGAGCGTGTACTCGTTCGTCGGCGCCTGCCAGGGCGACCGCACGGCCGAGGGGGAGTGGCAGCGTCCCGCCGGGGCCGAGAAGGTCGTCCTCGTCTCGCTCGGCTCGGCCTTCACCAAGCAGCCCGGCTTCTACCGGGAGTGCGTCCGGGCCTTCGGGGAGCTGCCGGGCTGGCACCTGGTGCTCCAGATCGGCAGCCATGTCGACCCGGCCGAGCTGGGCGACGTACCGGCGAACGTCGAAGTGGCTTCGTGGGTGCCGCAGTTGGCTGTACTGAAGCAGGCCGACCTGTTCGTCACCCACGCCGGCGCGGGCGGCAGCCAGGAGGGCATGGCCACCGCCACCCCGATGATCGCCGTACCGCAGGCCGTGGACCAGTTCGGCAACGCGGACATGCTCCAGGCGCTCGGTGTCGCCCGGCACCTGCCGACCGAGGAGGCCACCGCCGAGGCGCTGCGGGAGACCGCGCTCGCCCTCGTCGGCGACCCCGAGGTCGCCCGGCGCCTGAAGGAGCTCCAGGCGCAGATGGCCGAGGAGGGCGGTACGCGGCGCGCGGCCGACCTGATCGAGGCCGAACTGCCCACGCGCTGAACATGCTCGAGGGCCCGTCGACTCCCCCGTGAGTCGACGGGCCCTCCGTTCTATCGAGCCGCTTTCATGCGGTCGGGCTCAGACCGGGACGCGCTCCCCCTCGTCGTCCCGCGCCTGCCGGGTGACCACCTCGGGTGCCTCGTCGTGGGTGAGGTCCGGGAGCCGGTTCATCCAGGTCGGCAGGTACCAGTTGCGCTCGCCGAGCAGCGCCATGACCGCCGGGAGCAGCACGCCCCGGATGATCGTCGCGTCGATCAGCACCGCCGCCGCCAGGCCGACACCCATCTGCTTCATGGACTGCATGGACAGCGTGCCGAAGATCGCGAACACGGCGACCATGATGACCGCGGCGCTGGTGACGACGCCCGCCGTGGTGACCACACCGTGCTTGATCGCCTCGTTGGTCGTACGGCCCTTCAGCCGCGCCTCGCGGATCCGCGAGACCACGAACACGTGGTAGTCCATCGACAGGCCGAACAGGATCACGAAGAGGAACAGCGGCAGCCAGGTGATGATGGCGCCGACGCCCTCCGCGCCCACCAGGGACGCGCCCCAGCCGTGCTGGAAGACGGCGACCAGGATGCCGTAGGCCGCGCCCACCGACAGCAGGTTCAGCGCGATCGAGGTGATCGCGATGGTCAGCGAGCGGAAGGACAGCAGCATCAGGATGAAGGCGAAGACCACGACGAAGGCGAAGACCGGGACGACCGCTCCGGCCAGCTGGTTGTTGAAGTCATGGCTGCCCGCGACCTGCCCGGTGATCGGCGCCTCGACGCCGTCCACCTTGCCGAGCGTGGCCGGACGGACCTCGTCCCGCAGCTTCTCCAGGCTCTCGCCCGCCTTGTCGAGGTCGGAACCGCCGACCAGCGGGACATAGACGAATGCGAGGTTCTGCGCGTCGTGCAGCTTGATCTCGACCGGGCCGCGCGAGGCCCCCGAGGCCACGGCCTCCTTCTTGAAGTCGGCCAGGGCGCCCTGCACTTCGGCGGAGTTGATGTCGTCCGCCTTGACGACCACCTCGGCCGGCTCGGAGCCGCCGGGGAAGGCCTCGTTGACCCGGTTGTAGGTCTGCACGATGGGCAGCGAGTCGCCGAACTCCTGGTCCAGCGTGAGGTTCTGGGTCTTCATGCCGACCGCGGGCGCGGCGACCGCGAGCAGCGCACCGGTCGCGACGACCACCGAGACGACCGGACGCTTCAGCACGGCGCCCAGGACGGCGGTCCACAGCCGGCTGTCCTGGTTGGCGTTCGAACGCTTGCGGCGCAGCTTGCTCTCCGGGTGCAGGAAGGGGATCCGGCCCTTCTCGACGCGGTGGCCGAGCAGCGAGAGCAGCGCGGGAAGCACGGTCACCGAACCGACCATGGCGACCGCCACGACGATCAGGGAGGCCAGGCCCATCGCCTCGAAGTCGGCGATACCGGTGAACAGCATGCCCGCCATCGCCACACACACCGTGACACCCGAGACCACGATCGCGCGGCCACTGGTGGCGGCGGCGATCCGCAGCGCCGTCTGCGAGTCGTGCCCGGCGGCCCGCTCCTCGCGCTCACGGCGCAGATAGAACAGGCAGTAGTCGACGCCGACGGCCAGACCGACCAGCAGCATCACCGAGTTGGCGACATCGCCCATCGGCATGACATGGCTGACGATGCCCATCAGGCCCATCGTCGCCATGATCGCGGTGATCGCCAGCAGCACCGGCAGCAGCGCCGCGACCAGCGCGCCGAAGGCGATCAGCAGAATGCCGAGGGCCACCGGCACGGCCGAGTACTCGGCCTTCTTGAAGTCGTCGCCGAACGCGTCGTCGAACGTCTTCATCATGCTGGCACTGCCGATCTCCTCGATCGTCAGCGCCGGGTGGTCGCCCTGGACCTTCGCCACCGCGTCCAGCACCGGCTCGACCCGCTCGGCCGCGGTCTCCGCGTCCCCGCGCATGTCGAACTGCACCAGCGCGCTGCGGCCGTCCTTGGAGACGGTGTCCGTGTCGTACGGCGAGCTGATGTCGGTGACCTTGCCGGTCCCCTCGACCGCGTCCATCACCGCGGTGACCGCGGCGCGGAACTCGGAGTCGGTGGCCTTCAGGCCGTCGTCCTTCGCCTGGACCAGGACGGTCTCACCGGCGGGCTCGTCGATCCCGGCGTCGTCGATGATCTGCGCGGCGGTCTTCGTCTCGCCCTTGAGCGCCTGGCTCTCGTCGACGTCGACCCGGCCCACCGCGGAGCTGAGCCCCATCGCCAGGACGACGAACAGCAACCAGATGCCGATGGCAGCCCATCGATGTCGGGCGCTCCAGCCGCCTGCCCGGGCGGCCAGGCCCCGCACCCGTATGTCTCCGTTCCCCATGATGGGCTTGCCCCCTCGTGCGCGGTGGCAGCCCCCTGCCGCCACCTTTCGTTTCGAAGGTATGGGGCGGATAAAGGCATCTCGTCGTGCTGCTCGGTGAAGTGAACGCGGCGGGAATCATCCCCCTGGACCCCGCCTTCTCCCCACTGGGGAGGAGGAGGCCCCTTACATCTATTTGGGGACTCTTTGTCATTACGAAAGCTTGTTGCGTAAGTCACAGGTGCGTGTAGTAGTTGATCCACACCCCTTGGATCGGCCAGAGTTCAGCGCAGTCCGCCCCAGCGGACCCGGCCGTCGTGCCCACCCCCACGGGGCGCGACGGCCACCTAGGGCCTGCCGTTTGGATCAGTCCGGCGTCGCGGGGTCTGGCACGCGCAGCCGCGGACCCCGCTCGGCCCCTCCGACCAGCCCCCTTCTTGCAGCCGGCCTGATCCAAACGACAGGCCCTAGGGTGTGCCCATGACGACGACGTATGCGGCGCTGCTGCGGGGCATCAACGTGGGCGGTGCCAAGAAGGTCCCGATGGCCGAACTGCGTACCTTGCTGACCGGCCTCGGCCTCGACGACGTGCGCACCTACCTCCAGAGCGGCCAGGCCGTCTTCGCCGCGGGGGAGGGCGACGCGCGGTCCTGGACCGCGCGGATCGCGGCGGCGATCGAGCGGCGGTTCGGGTTCCCGGTCGACGTCATCGTCCACGACCACGCCTATCTGTCGGCCGTCGTCGACGCCTGTCCCTTCCCGGCCGCCGAACTGGAGGGCAAGCAGCTGCACGTCACGTACTTCTCCGAGCCGGTCGACGAGGAGCGCTTCGCCGGGATCGACCGGTCCGCCTTCCTGCCGGAGGAGTTCCGCCTCGGCGACCGCTGCCTCTACCTCTACGCCCCGGACGGCCTCGGCCGCTCCAAGCTCGCCGAGCAGCTCGCGAAGCCCGGCGTGACCAAGGGCCTGACCGCGACCAGCCGCAACTGGAACACCGTGGTCAAACTCATGGAGATGACCAGTAGTTAGCCGTGCGAGGCTCGTCGCATGCGATACATCATCATCGGAGCAGGAGCCGTCGGCGGGGCCATCGGCGGACGGCTCGCGGGGGCGGGGCACGAGGTCGTCCTGGTGGCGCGCGGCGCACACCTGGCGGCCCTCCGGGAGCACGGGCTGCGGCTCACCACACCGGACGGCGAGTACGTCCACCGGCTGCCGGCGGTCGGGGAGCCGGACGAACTCGGCCCGCTGCGCCCCGACGACGTGCTCCTCCTCGCGGTGAAGACCCAGGACGCCGCCGCCGCGCTGCGGACCTGGGGAGCGGCCCCCGTCGAAGGCGGCGGCACGGCCGCGGAGCGACTGCCCGTGCTGTGCGCGCAGAACGGCGTGGAGGGCCCCCGCCTCGCCCTGCGGGTCTTCCGGCGCGTGTACGGCGTCTGCGTGTGGCTGCCCGCCACCTTCCTCGAACCCGGCGTGATCTCCGCACCCTGCATCCCGCTCACCGGGATCCTGCACCTCGGCCGCTGTCCCCGCGGCACCGACGACACCCTCCACCGGATCTCCGCCGACCTGGAGAAGGCCCACTTCGAGGCGCCGGTGGTGCCGGACGTGACCCGCTGGCAGTACGCCAAGCTGCTGGGCAACATCGGCAACGCGCTGGAGGCGGTGAGCGGGCCGGCGGCGCGGCGGGAGGCGGTCACCTTCTTCGAGCAGGTGCGAGCGGAGGCCGTGGCCGCACTGGACGCGGCCGGTATCGAGTTCGTGAGCCCCGAGGAGGAGCGGGCGGCCCGCGGCGACAAGGTCACCCTGGTCCCGCTCGGCGGGGTCGAGCGGGCCGGCGGTTCCTCCTGGCAGTCACTGGCCCGGGGGACCGGCACGATCGAGGCCGACTACCTCAGCGGCGAGATCGCACTCCTCGGCCGCCTGCACGACGTACCGACCCCGCTGAACGAACTGCTCCAGCACCTCGCGAACACCTTCGCACGAGAGGGGCGCGCGCCCGGTTCACTGCCGTTGGAGGAGCTGCTCGGGATGGCCAACTCCGCGACAAATGGCACCTGTTGTCCCTAAGGTGAGAGCCGCGGGACTTCGGCAACAGGGGGGCGGGTCGGCGTGGCGGGCAGAGTCTTACCCTTGTTGCCGCAGTACCGCAAGGACGGTGTGACGCGCCGGTTCTGCGCCACGGTCCACCTCCACGACGACCTCGCCCGCGACATCGACCGCGACCTCACCGGCGACCGGCTCACCGCGATCGGACTCACCCTCGGCATCAACTTCGTGGCCGTGGCCCGCCACGCGCGCGCGGCCGTCCGGCGCAGAAAGGTGCTGGACCGCCAACTCGCCGTGCTGGGCGCCCTGTTCATCGGCTCGCTGCTGGTGGCCCTGTGGTCCCTGTTCGCCGGACACGGCTCCCTCGTCATGGTCGCGGTCTACGGCCCCGCGGGCGTCCTCGTCGTGACCTGGGGGCTGGTCCGGCACACCCAGGCCCGGGCCAGGGGCGCGGCCCAGCAGGTGTACCGCGGCACCGAGAAGCCGGAGACGCTCGCCCCGCCCGTCGAGGAGGACGCCGAGACGCGGCTCAACGAACTGAAGCGCTCCAACGTCCTGCCGTACGCCGACGAGACGGCGTTCGTCAATCCGTTCGTCGGCAGCGGTATGCGGCTCCAGGAGAGGGAGATCATCTGGGGTCCCATCGACGTCAGCGAACCGGCCGAGGGCCCGGGCGGCACCAAACTCGCCGTCACCGACTTCGACGCCATCGACCTGCACACCTATGTCGCCCGGCGGATGGAGAGCATCTCCGGCCTCGACGGACTGCGCACCAGGAACCGGCTCTACGTCGTCGGCAGCAACGCCTACCTGCTCCCGGAGCTGGTCCCCGACCGCACCGGGCGTCCGAACGCACACGTCCCCAAGCAGCTGGTCCAGGCCGGTCTGCAACAGCGCGGCGCGGGCATGCGCACCCATCTGTGCCTGGAACGCGTCGGCGAGGGCGGACGGCTCATCGTCTCCATGTATCTGCGGGCGATACTCGCCAAGCCCAGCCTCAGCTGGGAGGTGGCCGCCTACGCGATTCCGCCGCTCGAAGCCCGCTTCCACGAGGTCGACACCCTCCCGCTGGCCCGCTTCGACCGCTGGTGGAGCCTCACCAAGTACGCCACCACCCACACCTGGTCCGAACTGGGGGGTGCCCCCAGCCGCATGCTGGAGCGCTCGCGCTGGCTGTACAAGAACGAGCGCGCGCTGCGCAAGCTGCGCCGCAAGGTCAGGAACCAGCACCTCATCGTCGACTACGGCGCCGCCACCAGCCTGCGCGAGCTGCACGGTGACTGGGAGCAGGCGGGCTACGCGGAGCGCATGGACGCGCTGGACTACCTCGTCCGCCTTCAGCAGGGTGTGCTGACCGCGACCGAGCGCTTCCTGAAGGACCACAACGTCGACACGAGCTCCTTCGACAACGCGCAGAAGATCATCACGCAGAACTACCACGTCAACAACGTCAACGGGCCCGCCATCTTCGGCGCCGGCGGCACCCAGCACAACAACGGCCCCCAGGGCGGCGGGCCGCAGGGCGGAAGCGGCAGCGGGGGCGGCGGCGCGGGCGGCGGGAAACCGCCGGCGAAGCCCTGACCCGGGAACGGAAACAGGAGCCGGTACATGGGCAGCAACTACCACATCAACAACGTCAACGGCCCGGCGATCTTCGGCGACCACGGCCGGATGGAGATCAACAACGGCACCGACGCCGCGACCCTGCTGCGTCTGGCTGACCAGCTCGTCGAGCGGCTGCGGGTGGAGAGCCCCGCGCTCGTCCCGCAGGCCCAGGTCATCCAGGGCGAGCTGGCCGGTGCCGGGCAGGACGGCCGTGCGGCCGACCGGGGGCGGATCCGGGCCGCCCTGGAGACCATCGGCATCGGGGTCGCGGCGGGCAGCGGCGGGCTGGCGCTGGCCCAGGAGATCGGACGCGTCCTGGGCCTGTGAGCTACTTGGCGCGCACCACCGCCCGTACCCCGCCCCCGAGGTCCAGTTCCAGACCCGAGCGCAGCGGTACGGTCTGGCCGGGGGCGACCTGCTGGGACGTACCGTCCGTGCGGGTGCCCGTCCAGGTCTCCTGCGAGCGGTTGGCGATGCCGAACCGGCCCGGCTTGGCGGGGTGTTCGACCAGCTCCGCCACCAGGCTCCGGTCCGAGCAGTCGTGCCGGGCCGGCTCCGGGAGCAGATGGTGGGCCTGCACCCGGGCCGAGCGGCGCAGCCGGATGTGATGCCGGGCGTGCGGCGGCGGGGTCGTCACCGTCAGCCGCGGCGGCAGCATCAGCCGCGTCCCGCACCCCCAACAGGCCCTCGGCGGCGGGTTCTCGCCCGGCTCGGTCATGTTCTCGCGCCCGCAGGAGGCGCACTCCACCACCGAGTCCAGCACCGCCCGCAGCGCGTTGCGCCACTCCGTCTCGCGCACCCGGGCCGCGGGGTTCCGCAGTCCGGTGGTGAAGCCGCGGGTGAAGAGGTCCTGGAGGGTGCCGACCGCCGCGTCCCAGGTCGCCAGCACCGTCGCGTGCTCCATCGGGTCGGGCGCGTTGGAGTTGTCCGCCGGATCGAACAGGAACAGCGGGCTCTTGCCGTACAGCCGTTTCTCCGCGTTCTCGTCGAGGCAGTGGATGCCCAACTCGCGTCTGCCTTCCAGCGGATGATGGTTCATCAGCAGCATGAACAGCAGCACGGCCAGCGAGTGCAGGTCGGACTGGGTGCCCGGCCGGGCACCCGGATCGGCGCGCACCAGCTCCGGGGCCATGAACTTCATCGTCCCCGAGATCCCGCTCGTGTCGCCCTCCACCACGGCGTTGTCGTTGTCGCAGACCAGCACGTCACCGGTGGCCGGGTCGAGGAAGACATTGCCCCAGGAGATGTCCCGGTAGGCGATGCCACGTGAGTGCAGCGCCTGATACGCCTCCACCGTGTAGAGACAGGCCGTCAGCAAGGCCCGTGTGGTGGTGCGCAGTTGGCGGCGGAACAGATCGGGCAGCCCCTTGAAGCGCTCCGGGCGCAGTTCCATCAGGTAGCCGAACGAACCGCCCTGCGCGGGCACATACGCCTCGGGCCACAGGAACCGGTCGTCGTCGAAGTCCCGCTCCACCAGCTCCTGGACGATCGCCTCCTGCTCCGGTGTCGCGCAGGTCGGGTAGTACCACTTCAGGGCCTTGTCCCCGGCCGCCGTGCGCACCCGGTACACCTCGCCCTGACCACCGGCGCCCAGCATGCCGATGATCTCGACCTCCTCGCCGTTGTCCACGGCCAGCCATGTCCCGCTGTCGAGCATGCCGCTCATCGCTCAACTCTCCGTCTTCTCTTCCGCTTCCAGTGCCAGGTGCTCCGGCCGCAGCGCGGCCACCAGCGTCGTGTCGTCCCCGGAGTACCGCGAGGCCTGCCGCAGCCACTGCGGCAGCACGGCCCGCACCCCGTCCGCGCCCTCCTCCGTCAACCGGTCGTCCAGCCCCACGACGAACTCCCGGTACCCGTCGGCCGAGGCGAAACTCTTCGACAGACCGTCCGTCGACAGCACGACCAGGCGGGGCCCGCGCGCCTCGTCGAACTGCGGCGCCCAGTGCGTGCGCACCGCGCGCCAGGCCTCTGCGCCGCACAGCGACTCCGTCTCGTCGCCCAGGTCCTCCTCGGCCGGGGCCAGCGGCCGCAGCAGCGCACCGTCGTGCTCGACCACCGCGAGATCGCCGTCACCGATCTGCCAGGCCACGAACAGCCACGGCGTGAGCACGGCGCCGATCAGGGTGGTGCCGTACAGCAGCAGCTTCTCGCCCGCCTCCGGCTCGGACGCTTCGCCGTCGGCGACCGAGCGGTGCCGGTCCCAGTGACCGAGCGCCGCCGACCGCCACTCGTGCACCAGGGCGCGCGGGAAGTCGTCGCGGGCGTAGGCCATCAGCCGGGCCAGCCGCCCCGGTTCATGGCAGTCCCGGGCCGCCCGGCCGAAGCCGGCCGCGAGCCCCACGAACCGGTCCACGGCGAACCGCGCCCCCAGCTCGCTGCGGGCGTGCGCCGCCGAGCCGTGCCCGTCCGCCACCGCCAGCACCAGCGGCTCGTCCCCGGCGCCGGTGCCCTCGCACGCCCACCAGTCCTGGTTGCACCGCTTGCCGACGCCCTGGACGCTGTCGCCCATCGTGTCCCAGCGCCGCACCCCGAGCGTCACCACACGTCGTCATCGTCATCGTCGTCCAGTACCGGCGGCGCGTACGGCTGCTTCGCCAGCGGGTCGGCCGGGCCCGCCACCGCCTGCGAGGCCGCCTTCACGGCCGCCGTGGAGGCCCAGCGGATCGCCGCCGCGAGCTGCTTGGGGCTGTTGGCGTCCAGCGGCTGGAGTTCCGGATTGCCGAGGAACTCCTGGAGGACCGAGCGGTCGGCGTCGGCGCCGATCGCGATGGCGACCCGGACCGCCTTACGGCCCCACGGCGTCGCGTCGATCGCCTTCAGACCGGCCTTCCAGTCGTCCGTGGGCACCCCGTCCGACACCAGCGCCAGCACCGGCTTCAGGGCCCGCTGCGGCATCGGCGGGCTCTGGAGCTCCCGGGAGACCAGGGTGAGCGCCTCGCCGAGGTTGGTCGTGCCGTCCACCTGGACGTCCTGCCAGGTGAAGTCGTCGACCGGGACCGGGGTCTGATGGTGCCACTGCGCCGTCGTGGAGAACTTGACCGTGCGCAGCAGGAGTTGGGCGGCCGGGTTGTCGTGCGCCACCGACCGCATCTCCGGGATCGCCTCTCTGATCGCGTAGTTGAGCTGGCCGATCTTCTCGCCCTGCATCGAATACGAGCAGTCGAGCAGCCAGATGAAGTGGACCGGCCGGTTGGCCATGGCCCCGCCGGGAATGTCGCTCACGCCGATTCCTCTCCTTTTCCTCTCCTTGAGCCGTCGCGGTCAGGCCAGCAGCCAGTGCGCCAGCCCCACCAGGCCGAGCACCGTCAGCACGACGGAGGCGACGA
Encoded proteins:
- a CDS encoding ketopantoate reductase family protein — translated: MRYIIIGAGAVGGAIGGRLAGAGHEVVLVARGAHLAALREHGLRLTTPDGEYVHRLPAVGEPDELGPLRPDDVLLLAVKTQDAAAALRTWGAAPVEGGGTAAERLPVLCAQNGVEGPRLALRVFRRVYGVCVWLPATFLEPGVISAPCIPLTGILHLGRCPRGTDDTLHRISADLEKAHFEAPVVPDVTRWQYAKLLGNIGNALEAVSGPAARREAVTFFEQVRAEAVAALDAAGIEFVSPEEERAARGDKVTLVPLGGVERAGGSSWQSLARGTGTIEADYLSGEIALLGRLHDVPTPLNELLQHLANTFAREGRAPGSLPLEELLGMANSATNGTCCP
- a CDS encoding protein kinase domain-containing protein, translated to MSGMLDSGTWLAVDNGEEVEIIGMLGAGGQGEVYRVRTAAGDKALKWYYPTCATPEQEAIVQELVERDFDDDRFLWPEAYVPAQGGSFGYLMELRPERFKGLPDLFRRQLRTTTRALLTACLYTVEAYQALHSRGIAYRDISWGNVFLDPATGDVLVCDNDNAVVEGDTSGISGTMKFMAPELVRADPGARPGTQSDLHSLAVLLFMLLMNHHPLEGRRELGIHCLDENAEKRLYGKSPLFLFDPADNSNAPDPMEHATVLATWDAAVGTLQDLFTRGFTTGLRNPAARVRETEWRNALRAVLDSVVECASCGRENMTEPGENPPPRACWGCGTRLMLPPRLTVTTPPPHARHHIRLRRSARVQAHHLLPEPARHDCSDRSLVAELVEHPAKPGRFGIANRSQETWTGTRTDGTSQQVAPGQTVPLRSGLELDLGGGVRAVVRAK
- a CDS encoding protein phosphatase 2C domain-containing protein, producing the protein MVTLGVRRWDTMGDSVQGVGKRCNQDWWACEGTGAGDEPLVLAVADGHGSAAHARSELGARFAVDRFVGLAAGFGRAARDCHEPGRLARLMAYARDDFPRALVHEWRSAALGHWDRHRSVADGEASEPEAGEKLLLYGTTLIGAVLTPWLFVAWQIGDGDLAVVEHDGALLRPLAPAEEDLGDETESLCGAEAWRAVRTHWAPQFDEARGPRLVVLSTDGLSKSFASADGYREFVVGLDDRLTEEGADGVRAVLPQWLRQASRYSGDDTTLVAALRPEHLALEAEEKTES
- a CDS encoding vWA domain-containing protein, whose protein sequence is MANRPVHFIWLLDCSYSMQGEKIGQLNYAIREAIPEMRSVAHDNPAAQLLLRTVKFSTTAQWHHQTPVPVDDFTWQDVQVDGTTNLGEALTLVSRELQSPPMPQRALKPVLALVSDGVPTDDWKAGLKAIDATPWGRKAVRVAIAIGADADRSVLQEFLGNPELQPLDANSPKQLAAAIRWASTAAVKAASQAVAGPADPLAKQPYAPPVLDDDDDDDVW